One genomic region from Candidatus Nitrosopumilus koreensis AR1 encodes:
- a CDS encoding tetratricopeptide repeat protein gives MDDPKTNSILDEGNRLFLQGRFKEAISYYDQILDENPKHLSSLNNKGYALSKLKDFDNAMKCYDVALENHPDDLSVLVNKISSFRKQGKFTEGLSLCDKILEHNPKYNIALYHKERILFSLGKYADSISCCDEILKDYPDNGDVLFDKSCNLAMLSKTNDSLILLEKAISQGVQYKIKAKKSKSFENVSNDSRFQKLVS, from the coding sequence ATGGATGATCCTAAAACAAATTCTATCTTAGATGAAGGAAACAGGTTATTTTTACAAGGTAGGTTCAAAGAGGCAATATCGTATTATGATCAAATTCTAGATGAAAACCCAAAACATCTTAGTTCTCTTAACAATAAAGGATATGCCCTAAGTAAACTAAAAGATTTTGATAATGCCATGAAATGTTATGATGTTGCACTTGAGAATCACCCTGATGATCTTTCTGTATTGGTAAACAAAATCTCCTCTTTTAGAAAACAAGGCAAATTTACTGAAGGCCTGTCATTATGTGATAAAATTTTGGAGCATAATCCAAAATACAATATTGCATTGTATCACAAAGAAAGAATACTGTTTTCTCTGGGTAAGTATGCTGATTCCATTTCATGTTGTGATGAAATCTTAAAAGACTATCCTGATAATGGTGATGTTTTATTTGATAAATCATGTAATCTTGCAATGCTTTCTAAAACTAACGATTCACTAATCTTACTTGAAAAGGCAATCTCCCAAGGAGTTCAATACAAAATCAAAGCAAAAAAATCAAAATCATTTGAAAACGTTTCTAATGATTCTAGATTTCAGAAACTAGTGTCATAA